The Acidobacteriota bacterium genome segment GACCACGAAGGCCTTGATCGTCTCTCCGAGGATTTCGTCGGGAACGCCGATCACGGCGGTCTCGTGCACCTCCGGGTACTCGAGAAGGATGTCTTCGATTTCCTTGGCGGCGATCCGGTGGGCGCCGGCCTTGATCATGTCCTTGATCCGGCCCACCACGTAGAAAAAGCCTTCTTCGTCCTGCCGGCCGATGTCACCGGTGCGATAGCCTTCCGGGCCGAGGACGCGGGCGGTCTCCTCCGCGTCGCCCCAGTAACCGCGCATCAGGTTGGCGCCCCGGGCGACGATCTCGCCCTCCTCGCCGGGGGCGGCGACGGACCCGTCCTCCCGCAGAATGCGCAACTCCACGTTGGGGATCGGCTTGCCGATCGAGCCCACCTTGCGCGGGAGGTCTTCGGGGGGCAGGTAGCTCAACCGCGCCGAGGCCTCGGTGGCCCCGTACATCACGAAGATCTTCTTGCCCCGCAGCACTTCCATCAAGCGCCGGGTGTGTTCGGGGGACATCGCTCCACCGGCCTGCGTGACGTAGCGCAGGTGCTCGAGTCGGCGTTGGGAGAAGTTCGAGCGGTTGAGCAGGATGGCGAAGGTGGAAGGTACGCCGGAGAAACCGGTGCACCGTTCGTTTTCCAGGGTGTCGAGCGCGGTGTTGGGAAACAGGAAGCGGTTTTCGATCACCACGCTGCCGCCCACGAAGCAATGGGTGTTGAGCAGGGACTTGCCGTAGACGTAGTAGAAGGGCAGGACCTGCAGCACCCGGTCGGTGGGGCCCAGCCCCAGGTACTCGACGATGGAGCGCGTGTTGGTGCAGATGCTCAGGTGCCGCAGGGTCGCGCCCCTGGGTTTGCCGGTGCTTCCCGAGGTGTAGATGATCGAGGCGTCGTCCAGGTCGATGGTGCCCGCGTCGGGGCGGGTGTCCAGTTGGGCGGCCAGGGCCGGCTCGGCATCCACCAGGCGGATGTGGGCCGGTCCGGGCTCGAGGGCCCGGAGGCCCCAGGAAATCACCACCTCCAGCTCGGGCAGCGCGGTGATCGCCTCGCTGACCTGGGCGCCGAAGCGGGCGCCGCTGATCAGGAGTCGCGCTCCGCAGTCGGCCAGAAAGCCGCGCAGGCCCGGGCCGTCGGCCGCCGTGTTGAGGGGCACCGCGATGGCTCCCGCCTTGAGGATGCCGTAGTAGGCCGCCACGTAGCCGAAGTTGTTCTGCTCGAGGAGCCCGACCCGGTCGCCTCGGCCGATGCCGTGTTCGGCGAGGAGGCGTGCGAAACGATTGGCTCGGGCCTCGATCTCGCCGTAGGTGACCTGCTTGCCCTGCTGGATCAGGAACACGGCCTCGGGCCGCCGGTCGGCGGCCTGCTCGAGGAAGTGATGAACCAGGTAGGGGGTCATGGGGCGATCCGCCCGGCGAGCATCGCTTCGAGCCCGGCCACCGAGCCCAGGCTCTCTTCGGTCAGCTCCGCCTCGCCGAGCTGCAGGCCGAATTCCGCCTCGATTTCCGCCACCAGGCTCAAGACGCCCACCGAGTCCAGCCCCGCGTCGGTCAGGGGGCGGTCGGCGGGCCAGGGTCGGGGCAGGGGCTCGGCCAGGACCCGGTCGAGGATCTCCATCAGTCGGGCATGGAGGGTCGGGTCGGCCGGTCGGGCGTCCGTCGTCATGGCATCGTCCTCGGGCAGCGCGGCATACGAGCC includes the following:
- a CDS encoding class I adenylate-forming enzyme family protein, which encodes MTPYLVHHFLEQAADRRPEAVFLIQQGKQVTYGEIEARANRFARLLAEHGIGRGDRVGLLEQNNFGYVAAYYGILKAGAIAVPLNTAADGPGLRGFLADCGARLLISGARFGAQVSEAITALPELEVVISWGLRALEPGPAHIRLVDAEPALAAQLDTRPDAGTIDLDDASIIYTSGSTGKPRGATLRHLSICTNTRSIVEYLGLGPTDRVLQVLPFYYVYGKSLLNTHCFVGGSVVIENRFLFPNTALDTLENERCTGFSGVPSTFAILLNRSNFSQRRLEHLRYVTQAGGAMSPEHTRRLMEVLRGKKIFVMYGATEASARLSYLPPEDLPRKVGSIGKPIPNVELRILREDGSVAAPGEEGEIVARGANLMRGYWGDAEETARVLGPEGYRTGDIGRQDEEGFFYVVGRIKDMIKAGAHRIAAKEIEDILLEYPEVHETAVIGVPDEILGETIKAFVVFREGSKAELDGLLEFVGKRLPPYKKPASFEVLDGLPKNESGKIMKQVLRQRERATIDSGSPAASETEKSDAPEC
- a CDS encoding acyl carrier protein; its protein translation is MTTDARPADPTLHARLMEILDRVLAEPLPRPWPADRPLTDAGLDSVGVLSLVAEIEAEFGLQLGEAELTEESLGSVAGLEAMLAGRIAP